From the genome of Gemmatimonadota bacterium:
TGCGCGAGAGCCCCCGAACAACTGCCGAAGAAACACTAGCCGAACAAGCCCCGAAGTGCAAGAGAATTTCCGTTGGTCCCCGCCCGGAGGCCCGCTGGGCCGTCTGACCCGGGCCGCCGAGGAGCGCGCCGCCACGCTCAGGCGGTCGATGCCCGAACTCCGCGCCCGCGCGCTCGACACCGGGGCGCCGCCGCCGTTCGCCTCGTCTCTGCGTGATGGCGCCACGGTGGCCGTGATCGCGGAGATCAAGCGGAGATCTCCCTCCAAGGGGGCGATCAACGAGGGGATCCGGGCTGGGGACCGGGCGGCGCTGTACGCCGATGCCGGCGCTCGCGCGCTGTCGATCCTGACGGAACCCTTGGAGTTTGGCGGGACGACCGAGGACCTGCTCGAGGTGCGCGCTCGCGTCGGACTCCCGCTCCTCAAGAAGGACTTTCACGTCGACGAGGCGCAGGTGTGGGAGGCTCGCGCCCTCGGAGCGTCGGCCATCCTCTTCATCGCCCGTGCCCTTGCCCCGCACCGACTGGACGTGCTGGTGGAGACGGCCCTCATGGCAGGACTCGAGGCGCTGGTCGAGATCCGCTCCGAGGCGGAGTTGGCCCGCGCGGTGGCGACGCCGGCGACGGTGATCGGGGT
Proteins encoded in this window:
- a CDS encoding indole-3-glycerol-phosphate synthase produces the protein MPELRARALDTGAPPPFASSLRDGATVAVIAEIKRRSPSKGAINEGIRAGDRAALYADAGARALSILTEPLEFGGTTEDLLEVRARVGLPLLKKDFHVDEAQVWEARALGASAILFIARALAPHRLDVLVETALMAGLEALVEIRSEAELARAVATPATVIGVNARDLETLIIEPWVTERLLPAIPGDRVRVAESGMSSAEDVRRAAALGAHAVLVGSSLSAADDPSAALRALAAVSRGAHGG